The Bactrocera dorsalis isolate Fly_Bdor chromosome 3, ASM2337382v1, whole genome shotgun sequence genomic interval TTATTAATacttcaaatttcaaaacagCAGCGAGTATGCCACGTTTAACGAACCGATTTGTGCGCAATATAAGTTACTTCCAAagcaattacatatttatatttgtattactgaTGATATACTGTCTGTAAgtttgttgtaaaaaaattatgcttttaatttttttaattgtcaatTAATCTGAAGAATCACTTCACCGTTATTACTACTAATTTTGGGTGCTGTGGTATATGGATGCCATAAAATTAAGAAAGCTCAAATACCTATCACTATTTTTGGACAGCAGCTGGGAACTAATCATCAAATAATGGTTATTAATTTTGCCTCTGTGCCAATTTTGTATTTGGCAGGTGCGGGTGCCGCATTGTTTTGGACATTAGGTAAGTTTTTTCTCTCGTGCAGCGCGAAAGTAacaatgttattattttttaacaggcGCATCTTGTTTCGTAATCTCACTGCACGCTATATTCTACAATATTGATGCTATCGTAACTGAAGAAAATGAAGGATTTCTTTCAGAGgttgtgtaaaaaatatcacGTGTCACATACGGTTCTTTTACAGAAATTAACCATAGAgcgataaaaattaataaatgccaattttttatacataaacacaatttttgagctaattattaaaatttcattataaaatatattaaatttcaacCAAATAATGTTTACATCATCTGCACAAATATTTTGGTGAATGTTTCTTTATTTAGTTTTcctctaaaaaaaattacatatcatATGCGAAAAACATGACAGTAAAACGGAACGTAGCCAATACGCCTTCCGTTGTGCAAATATTATGTATCTTTAGTTTGAAATTAAGTGTAGATTTTAGGTGGAAGTATTACTCGATGAAGATGATGTTGACTTTCCTAATCTTTGTGCGTATATACGTCGTAAAAGACGGTTGCcgcaaataaaagtaaatactgCGATGGGGATAAGCAAACGTAGAGTTTGGAACATATTCAAATTTACCCAAAAAACTGCAAATAGTGCAAGTATGCCACCAAATCCTGAATGAAATCCTAACGTGCTGAGTTCGAAAGTAAAATTAGACAAGTTCATGCCCAATTTTCCCCAAAATATTAGTAATAACACCAGCGGAGTTAAGCACAGACCGGTAAAAACATCAGAAACAAAACGCGGAGGTCGTTTTTCAGGAGGACGAAACATATGCTCTATCTCTGGAAGCGTATTACGGATTGGCAGCTTCATTGATGTTTctgaaaataaaactaaaaatatataaataagaatttatatataattttatatgttacCCGTTTCTTGAGGAAATTTCAATTCAACGTTCGCCACATGCCAATTGAACGAGTTTGATATTGATGAATCCCCGATGATTAAATGGAGTTCGTAATTTCCAGATTTGTATCTAAAGTCAGCTCCGTGCGATCCTACATCCATATCAAATTTGTAAGCTTTATTACTGTCTTGTTCTGCCACGAAAATTATTTCTTCTTCCGTTTCCACATTAAACATAAGAACGAAGGCTTGATGAACTGTTATtacctataaaaaaattaaaatattaaatccaTCCAAATTGTTTATGTTACACTACCTTCGTTGTGCTTTCATCAGTGAGAACTGTTTTAAGTAGTATTTTTTGAGTATTATCGGCCTTTAAAGTTCCAGGTAGAGTTTGAGGATACGTAACACTTTGTTTCTTAACAGACGAACTTGTGTCGGCTTCAGCCACACCAATTTCCAAAGAGTGTACTTTTACACGGCCAAGAACTTTGAAAAACATTGTTTGTGTGAACGTATTGTCCGCATTGATAACTACCGAATATATACCGCGAGTTGGTTTATAGTTAGATAATTGGGCTGCAAATATACTTTTGTCTGAAGATTTTGGTGTTAATTGAACTTTTTCAGCAAGTACGCTGTTGTctttttttaaaagtatttttccgTATATGTTTTGTGGTGGAGGTATTATAGGATTTCCCAACAAATCTAGAACGGCCACATTCAGTACTGGATCATCAGAATCTAACTGTCCATTTCCAATCAGTTGGATACAGACTGGGGTACTTTTCCCAGCACTATTTAATGACTTCAATGCTTCAATTAGGacatgggcacctttagctgaTTGTACGGAACGGCGATTAAGGAAATAGGTAGCAAATTTCACTGCTTGCTCTGAATCAAGCGGTAttggttttttgaaaatatttgtcacTCGGAATATTCCAGTCACAACCAAAGCAGTTATGCTAAGACCTCCCTCAAATTGTAACATCTTTCCATCAACTTCATCAGCTTGAACAATTGCGTCTTCAACACGATCTGCCACAAATGCTGCACCACCACCCAATTCGCTGGCAATATGGAATGCATACCCAAGACTAACTATAGAATCATCTTTCTTTAACAAAtcttgaagtatttttaaaatagatgCGGTATTTTGTTCTTCAATTTGTACCCCCAAAAGCTTATGGCTGAGGACTC includes:
- the LOC105230694 gene encoding prenylated Rab acceptor protein 1: MSKIDEVKVEISGEMNVPNEQQKLQLDFSSFANFQKIPSPMDLIQMTRKYIRPWSEFINTSNFKTAASMPRLTNRFVRNISYFQSNYIFIFVLLMIYCLITSPLLLLILGAVVYGCHKIKKAQIPITIFGQQLGTNHQIMVINFASVPILYLAGAGAALFWTLGASCFVISLHAIFYNIDAIVTEENEGFLSEVV
- the LOC105230695 gene encoding dolichyl-diphosphooligosaccharide--protein glycosyltransferase subunit 2 isoform X2, translated to MYILVLFYTALALSLSATTMGARTVQDYLGQKDINRLQRVFSEGLKLNDLQAIYYSSLNLKDLDIKESADLCSKLQKLYEDSKLNAYEKDFYLIGARKNLLCKEKLPEAFLGKVYSSLKANPSSSQEIFYRVLSHKLLGVQIEEQNTASILKILQDLLKKDDSIVSLGYAFHIASELGGGAAFVADRVEDAIVQADEVDGKMLQFEGGLSITALVVTGIFRVTNIFKKPIPLDSEQAVKFATYFLNRRSVQSAKGAHVLIEALKSLNSAGKSTPVCIQLIGNGQLDSDDPVLNVAVLDLLGNPIIPPPQNIYGKILLKKDNSVLAEKVQLTPKSSDKSIFAAQLSNYKPTRGIYSVVINADNTFTQTMFFKVLGRVKVHSLEIGVAEADTSSSVKKQSVTYPQTLPGTLKADNTQKILLKTVLTDESTTKVITVHQAFVLMFNVETEEEIIFVAEQDSNKAYKFDMDVGSHGADFRYKSGNYELHLIIGDSSISNSFNWHVANVELKFPQETETSMKLPIRNTLPEIEHMFRPPEKRPPRFVSDVFTGLCLTPLVLLLIFWGKLGMNLSNFTFELSTLGFHSGFGGILALFAVFWVNLNMFQTLRLLIPIAVFTFICGNRLLRRIYAQRLGKSTSSSSSNTST
- the LOC105230695 gene encoding dolichyl-diphosphooligosaccharide--protein glycosyltransferase subunit 2 isoform X1 yields the protein MYILVLFYTALALSLSATTMGARTVQDYLGQKDINRLQRVFSEGLKLNDLQAIYYSSLNLKDLDIKESADLCSKLQKLYEDSKLNAYEKDFYLIGARKNLLCKEKLPEAFLGKVYSSLKANPSSSQEIFYRVLSHKLLGVQIEEQNTASILKILQDLLKKDDSIVSLGYAFHIASELGGGAAFVADRVEDAIVQADEVDGKMLQFEGGLSITALVVTGIFRVTNIFKKPIPLDSEQAVKFATYFLNRRSVQSAKGAHVLIEALKSLNSAGKSTPVCIQLIGNGQLDSDDPVLNVAVLDLLGNPIIPPPQNIYGKILLKKDNSVLAEKVQLTPKSSDKSIFAAQLSNYKPTRGIYSVVINADNTFTQTMFFKVLGRVKVHSLEIGVAEADTSSSVKKQSVTYPQTLPGTLKADNTQKILLKTVLTDESTTKVITVHQAFVLMFNVETEEEIIFVAEQDSNKAYKFDMDVGSHGADFRYKSGNYELHLIIGDSSISNSFNWHVANVELKFPQETVLFSETSMKLPIRNTLPEIEHMFRPPEKRPPRFVSDVFTGLCLTPLVLLLIFWGKLGMNLSNFTFELSTLGFHSGFGGILALFAVFWVNLNMFQTLRLLIPIAVFTFICGNRLLRRIYAQRLGKSTSSSSSNTST